In one window of Brassica rapa cultivar Chiifu-401-42 chromosome A07, CAAS_Brap_v3.01, whole genome shotgun sequence DNA:
- the LOC103832284 gene encoding uncharacterized protein LOC103832284, giving the protein MFGAFLETHVKQDVLASLITSTLPGWKFDSNHSPHAENGRIVVVWNPSLSVAVYFRSPQIMVCGVFDPATQQHISVCFVYAFNERVDRMPLWTSIKQISQSTIIQNSPLLVIGDFNQVLAVSEAYSLHPSDLSIGAWLEKFPNSLAIFDPPGSSDHSPCIVQCGNDPPRRNVRFTFFTFFTSHPDYNDLMKLAWTPPVSSSPPMISLYQKLRAAKLCCKGINRTGFSNIEKRTKEALEKLQEIQTQVLTTPSPHLFQAEASARDSWLLLAAAEQNFFKLKSRVRWETKGDLNTAFFHKSVKANLGRNVIHFLTDENNRRVFDRQELKNMVIRFYTYLQGRSNVAVIPYTIDYLRAIHPYRHDSSRTDILVAIPSAEEIRDIVLSLPKCKAPGPDGFSSEFFISSWDLVGTDLTVAVRSFFLTSSMPRQTNATVISLIPKTTGASSLSDFRPVSLCNTVYKIISKILSARLKTIIQDTVQRNQVGFVKGRVLGDNVLLASELVADFHKRGRITKGCLQVDISKAFDSIEWQFILNILVAFNLPPDLINWIKTCITTPYYSVALNGELSGFFPGKKGLRQGDPISSSLFVMAMDILAKELDIAVREGKFGAHPNCLDPLVTHLSFADDLLIFFDGTSTSLRGILEVLRDFQKSTGLALNLRKTCVFVNGDDADASRSLASEFGISQGSLPVKYLGLPLLPHKARRTDYQPLLDKIRSRVTSWQARQLSFAGRLQLIQSVLYSIISFWASVFPLSKGCVEDLEKMLNAFLWSGAPDSARGAKVAWESVCTAKESGGLGLRRIAELNTVYGIKLLWNIFSGSDSLWVAWVKRHYIPPNLFWTADFTTVGSWIWRWLMKLRDLARPFLLTNVVSGRNTSFWHDNWTTDGPILSTTGPTGPMVSGIPIDASVASAVTNGDWNISSRSRHSVLRYIRSVLPAQAPDVNSPNEDNFMWLNSLADQPSDFSVSKFFRTLNPDPPAIPWHKVVWFKKRIPRHSFITWLVMRDRMVTRDRLISWGMDVSPSCLLCGTRAESVKHIFFECDYSLRVWNDIMARSRLQPPSALHAIVNWLSSPQLQGKLRTMLHLIFQATIYHLWKERNNRLHSNIARPPGQIIKEIALQLRSKLFSLDREPTVMQRLSTSTRQQQETYLTIWFDRVQR; this is encoded by the exons ATGTTTGGCGCTTTTTTGGAAACTCATGTGAAGCAAGATGTTTTGGCATCTCTAATAACCTCTACTCTACCAGGATGGAAATTTGACTCAAACCACAGCCCTCATGCTGAGAATGGTCGCATAGTTGTGGTTTGGAACCCCTCACTATCTGTTGCTGTCTACTTCCGCTCTCCGCAGATCATGGTTTGTGGGGTTTTTGATCCAGCTACCCAACAACACATCTCCGTTTGTTTTGTCTATGCTTTCAATGAACGAGTTGACCGTATGCCTCTATGGACATCAATCAAACAGATTTCTCAATCAACTATTATTCAGAACTCTCCCCTGCTTGTGATCGGTGACTTTAATCAGGTATTGGCAGTATCAGAGGCTTACTCCTTGCATCCTTCGGATTTGTCGATTGGAG CTTGGCTTGAAAAATTTCCCAATTCCCTTGCAATCTTCGACCCGCCAGGATCATCAGACCACTCTCCCTGCATTGTGCAATGTGGCAATGACCCTCCTCGAAGGAATGTCAGATTTACTTTCTTCACATTCTTCACTTCTCACCCGGACTACAACGATCTGATGAAGTTAGCCTGGACACCACCGGTCTCATCCTCTCCTCCTATGATCTCTCTTTATCAGAAGCTCCGAGCAGCAAAGTTATGCTGCAAAGGGATAAACAGAACTGGCTTCAGCAACATCGAAAAGAGAACCAAAGAAGCTCTTGAGAAACTCCAGGAAATTCAAACTCAGGTTTTAACGACCCCTTCTCCGCATCTGTTTCAAGCTGAAGCAAGTGCAAGAGACTCCTGGCTTCTCCTAGCAGCTGCTGAACAAAATTTCTTCAAGCTCAAGTCCAGGGTTAGATGGGAGACGAAGGGTGATCTGAACACGGCTTTTTTTCACAAGTCTGTCAAAGCAAACCTGGGTAGGAATGTTATTCATTTCCTAACTGATGAGAATAATAGAAGAGTGTTTGATAGACAAGAACTGAAGAATATGGTCATTCGGTTCTACACTTATCTACAAGGAAGATCCAATGTGGCAGTCATTCCCTACACAATTGACTATTTACGGGCAATACATCCATATCGCCATGACTCCTCCAGAACAGATATTTTAGTGGCAATACCTTCTGCAGAGGAGATCAGAGATATTGTTTTGTCTTTACCTAAGTGTAAAGCACCGGGGCCAGACGGATTCTCTTCTGAATTCTTCATCTCATCTTGGGATCTCGTGGGAACGGATTTAACTGTGGCAGTAAGGAGCTTCTTTCTTACTTCCTCTATGCCTAGACAAACAAATGCAACGGTGATCTCTTTGATTCCAAAGACAACTGGAGCGTCATCCTTGTCCGACTTCAGACCTGTCTCGCTATGCAACACAGTCTACAAAATAATCTCAAAGATCTTATCTGCAAGGCTGAAGACTATTATTCAAGATACAGTACAAAGGAACCAAGTGGGGTTTGTGAAAGGCCGAGTTCTTGGAGATAATGTTCTTCTTGCATCTGAGTTGGTCGCTGACTTTCATAAGAGGGGAAGAATTACTAAAGGCTGTCTACAGGTGGATATATCGAAAGCTTTTGATAGCATTGAGTGGCAGTTCATCCTCAATATTCTGGTAGCTTTCAACCTCCCACCGGATCTCATCAATTGGATAAAGACCTGCATCACAACGCCTTACTACTCTGTTGCTTTAAATGGAGAATTATCGGGTTTCTTCCCGGGAAAAAAAGGTCTACGACAAGGTGATCCGATTTCCTCTTCCCTGTTTGTTATGGCTATGGATATTCTTGCCAAAGAACTGGACATTGCGGTGCGTGAAGGAAAATTCGGAGCCCACCCGAACTGTCTTGACCCCCTGGTAACGCATCTGAGCTTCGCCGATGATCTGCTTATTTTTTTCGATGGAACATCTACATCCCTTCGCGGTATCCTAGAAGTGCTCAGGGACTTTCAAAAAAGCACGGGTCTTGCTCTAAACCTTCGAAAAACTTGCGTTTTTGTTAATGGAGATGACGCTGACGCTTCTAGAAGTCTGGCTTCAGAGTTTGGTATTTCTCAGGGGTCCCTCCCAGTTAAATACTTAGGGTTGCCTTTGCTACCTCATAAGGCTCGGAGAACGGACTACCAACCATTGCTAGACAAGATTCGATCTCGAGTTACCTCTTGGCAAGCCAGGCAACTGTCTTTCGCAGGGAGGTTGCAACTAATTCAGTCAGTCTTATACAGCATCATAAGCTTTTGGGCTTCGGTCTTTCCCTTATCTAAGGGCTGTGTGGAGGATTTGGAAAAAATGTTAAACGCTTTCCTCTGGTCTGGGGCACCGGACTCAGCACGTGGAGCAAAAGTGGCATGGGAATCTGTTTGCACTGCCAAAGAGAGTGGAGGGCTGGGTTTGCGTCGGATAGCAGAACTTAATACAGTCTACGGAATCAAGCTCTTGTGGAACATCTTCTCTGGCTCTGACTCCTTGTGGGTTGCTTGGGTAAAACGTCACTATATTCCACCAAACCTTTTCTGGACAGCGGACTTCACAACGGTTGGGAGTTGGATATGGCGTTGGCTGATGAAGCTCCGAGATTTAGCTCGTCCTTTCCTCCTAACCAATGTCGTTTCTGGAAGGAACACTTCCTTTTGGCATGATAATTGGACCACTGATGGGCCAATTCTCTCAACAACAGGACCAACAGGACCCATGGTCTCAGGCATCCCCATAGACGCCTCTGTTGCATCCGCTGTAACAAATGGAGACTGGAATATATCATCAAGGAGTAGGCATTCGGTTCTTAGATACATTCGCTCTGTACTTCCAGCTCAGGCTCCGGACGTAAATTCACCAAATGAAGACAACTTCATGTGGCTCAATTCTCTGGCCGACCAACCTTCGGATTTCTCTGTTTCTAAGTTCTTCAGAACTCTTAACCCTGATCCTCCTGCAATACCCTGGCACAAGGTGGTCTGGTTTAAGAAGCGGATCCCAAGACATTCCTTCATAACCTGGCTGGTAATGAGAGATAGAATGGTGACACGTGACAGATTAATTTCTTGGGGTATGGATGTATCCCCCTCATGTTTGCTGTGTGGAACGAGGGCTGAATcagtaaaacatatattttttgagTGTGATTACTCTCTTAGAGTGTGGAATGACATAATGGCGAGATCAAGGCTCCAACCTCCTTCAGCTCTTCATGCCATCGTCAACTGGCTCTCTTCGCCTCAGCTCCAAGGGAAACTGAGAACCATGTTGCATCTCATCTTTCAGGCCACTATCTACCACCTCTGGAAGGAAAGAAACAATAGGCTCCATTCAAATATAGCAAGGCCTCCTGGACAAATCATAAAGGAAATTGCCCTACAGCTGCGTTCGAAGTTGTTTTCACTTGACAGGGAGCCCACAGTTATGCAGAGACTTTCCACTTCAACAAGACAGCAACAAGAGACGTACCTCACCATTTGGTTTGATAGAGTTCAACGCTAA